Proteins from a single region of Paraflavitalea devenefica:
- a CDS encoding ABC transporter permease yields the protein MLKNYFKTAWRNLWKNRFYSSINLLGLSVGLAVGLIILLWVKDELSYDRFHADAPNIYRVIAHLGTGSSKQSWDGVPAPIGAYGKTQVPEVKETARVISNYDYSVFQYGDKQFKESRTAYIDPSFFTIFDFTIISGNKAKLFPDNNSILITTSTAQKYFGQENPIGKVIRADNKEDFTVQGVIADFPANSTLQYDMLFSIDRFAKQYTGKDFWKSMNEDWGNYYSATYLQINPGASTAAVEKKLTRIQHTHHPDSKNTNYGLQPLSKLHLYAPDGTSSAMQMVKIFFIVAVLLLLIACINYVNLSTARSMLRAKEVSVRKIIGAAKLHLFLQFIVETLILFTLATLLAIVIIYALLPFYNSLAGKNSSFRLLDAGVWTTIGITILGTLIASSIYPALLLSSFKPILALKGKLGMGLGNTRFRQVLVVTQFSFSVILIIGTLVIGRQMRFIRDKELGYDKSHVFTVNMRDMEQHFEAVKAELLQQPGITGIASANHTIVQLSSTTGDTDWEGKDPNSSFMIHPMAIDAQFIPQMKLEFAAGHNFRGDNTDSAKIILNETAVREAGIKDPIGKWFTLWDTKAQIVGVLKDFHAASLKTKIEPIALYYKPASYLMYVRTSGEDVAKAVAAVEKKWKQYNAGFPFEYRFLDDTYDRLYRSDQQTGKLFNVFAGIAIIISCLGLFGLATYTAQVKTREIGIRKVLGASVTAITSLLARDFVKLVLIAIVIASPIAWLAMDKWLQNFVYRTHISPVLFILAGIIALIIALATVSSQAIRAALTNPVKSLKSSE from the coding sequence ATGCTTAAGAACTACTTCAAGACTGCCTGGAGAAATTTGTGGAAGAACCGCTTCTACAGTTCCATCAACCTGCTGGGCCTTTCCGTAGGACTGGCAGTAGGTCTTATTATCCTGTTGTGGGTAAAGGACGAGCTGAGCTATGACCGCTTTCATGCCGATGCCCCCAACATTTACCGGGTGATCGCCCATCTTGGCACCGGCAGCTCCAAACAGTCCTGGGATGGTGTGCCCGCACCCATTGGCGCCTATGGCAAAACCCAGGTACCCGAAGTAAAAGAAACGGCGCGTGTAATAAGCAACTATGACTACTCTGTGTTCCAATATGGCGACAAGCAATTCAAAGAAAGCAGGACAGCTTATATTGACCCTTCTTTCTTTACCATTTTCGACTTTACCATCATCAGCGGCAACAAAGCCAAACTTTTTCCCGATAATAATTCCATCCTTATTACCACCAGCACTGCCCAAAAATACTTTGGCCAGGAAAATCCCATTGGCAAAGTGATCCGGGCCGATAATAAAGAAGACTTTACCGTACAGGGTGTAATAGCCGATTTCCCGGCCAACAGTACCCTGCAATATGATATGCTGTTTTCGATCGACCGCTTTGCAAAGCAATACACCGGTAAAGATTTCTGGAAATCCATGAATGAAGACTGGGGCAATTACTATAGCGCTACTTATTTGCAAATCAACCCCGGCGCTTCCACCGCAGCCGTTGAGAAAAAACTTACCCGGATACAACATACACACCACCCCGATTCAAAGAATACAAATTATGGATTGCAGCCGCTCAGCAAACTACACCTGTATGCGCCCGATGGCACCAGCAGCGCCATGCAAATGGTAAAGATATTTTTTATAGTGGCCGTCCTTCTGCTGCTCATCGCCTGCATTAACTATGTAAACCTTTCCACCGCCCGTTCCATGCTGCGCGCCAAAGAGGTAAGCGTACGCAAGATCATTGGCGCTGCCAAACTGCACTTGTTCCTTCAGTTCATTGTAGAAACCCTCATCCTGTTCACCCTGGCCACCCTGCTGGCTATCGTGATCATCTATGCCCTGCTGCCTTTTTACAATAGCCTGGCCGGCAAGAACAGTTCTTTCCGGTTACTGGATGCAGGTGTATGGACCACCATCGGCATTACCATTCTGGGTACCCTGATAGCCTCCTCGATCTACCCTGCTTTACTGCTAAGCTCCTTTAAACCGATCCTGGCCTTAAAGGGGAAATTAGGAATGGGCCTGGGCAATACCCGCTTCCGGCAGGTGCTGGTAGTAACACAGTTCTCCTTTTCGGTCATCCTTATTATCGGCACATTGGTTATCGGACGGCAGATGCGGTTCATCAGGGATAAAGAACTGGGATACGACAAGTCGCACGTATTTACCGTCAACATGCGGGATATGGAGCAGCACTTTGAAGCGGTAAAAGCAGAGCTGCTACAACAACCCGGCATTACCGGCATCGCATCGGCCAACCATACTATTGTGCAGTTGAGCAGCACCACCGGCGATACCGACTGGGAAGGCAAAGATCCCAATAGCAGCTTTATGATCCATCCCATGGCCATTGACGCACAATTCATCCCGCAGATGAAACTGGAATTTGCAGCGGGCCACAACTTCCGGGGTGATAACACCGATTCGGCCAAGATCATTCTCAACGAAACAGCCGTGCGGGAAGCGGGCATTAAAGATCCTATTGGGAAATGGTTCACACTGTGGGATACGAAGGCACAGATCGTTGGGGTGTTAAAAGACTTTCATGCAGCCTCCCTTAAAACCAAAATAGAGCCCATTGCTTTGTACTATAAACCCGCCAGCTACCTGATGTATGTACGGACCTCTGGTGAGGACGTGGCAAAGGCCGTTGCTGCCGTAGAGAAAAAATGGAAACAGTACAATGCAGGCTTTCCGTTTGAATACCGTTTCCTGGACGATACCTATGACCGCCTGTACAGGTCGGACCAGCAGACCGGTAAATTGTTCAATGTGTTTGCCGGCATTGCTATCATCATCTCCTGCCTGGGCCTGTTTGGACTGGCTACTTATACAGCGCAGGTAAAGACCCGCGAGATCGGCATCCGCAAAGTGCTGGGCGCCTCTGTAACTGCTATCACCAGTCTCCTGGCCAGGGA
- a CDS encoding ABC transporter permease yields MFSNYIKIAWRNLWKHKVFAVILIFGMAIAFTAALLLSLTAYHELSYDQFHTNKKHLYQLYFDEQKDASSSMAIPVAPALKAEYADVKYITRYGSTAHGMVRYNNKEMDLNVRAVDPDFLRMFTFPITAGNDKTPLHDLNNLVITEHCAQVLFDKEDPLGKTVEMRAGDTWEPFTVTAVAKDFPNNSSFTFDILARFEHFPAYKELQNVWDSENHEVFVQLQDNVQQAAFEKRLFPFINKYYADKLSSMKRDGAQPDKEGQLLRLRTIPFADIHFRGESGTGAGVSKFYPYLLLIISGFILFIACVNFVNLSLARSFTRSKEIGIRKVMGALRWQLISQFWGEALIVSGLALIAGLGMAYLLLPYYKQVFYQAMSADMLRSPRLIAYILGGFLLITLFAGGYPAWMVSAFKTIETVKGKLPVGRSNRVRNTLMVVQFVLSSLLIICTLIVWQQINYLRTKPLGYNKQQVISLPVGATMDPEKALSLMRDRLAEEPRIVSVTATDMNMGRGRDGSSSTSMMGFDYKNKGIKTHWLRIDYDYLKTMGIQLLSGRDFSRSYGMDTAGVLINETMAKQLGEKDPLTAVLPLDGSQLRVLGVVKDFHFKSLHRELAPLTMVVRPNWPVSYLFIRVQPGNLPASMEVIQKAWKEVNPKAPFLASFLDENTDRTYNKETRLSKIFMSGAILAILISCMGLFAIALLAILQRTKEIGIRKVLGASVPHIVGLVSRDFLLLVLVAIVIASPIAWYAMHNWLQSFYYRIGISWWVFVLAGVIAVLIAFITLSFQSVKAALRNPVNSLRSE; encoded by the coding sequence ATGTTCAGCAACTACATCAAGATCGCGTGGCGCAACCTGTGGAAACACAAAGTGTTTGCCGTGATCCTTATCTTTGGTATGGCCATTGCTTTTACGGCAGCATTGCTGCTGTCGCTCACGGCGTATCATGAACTGTCGTACGACCAGTTCCACACGAATAAAAAGCACCTTTACCAGCTTTACTTTGATGAGCAAAAGGATGCCAGCTCTTCCATGGCCATTCCCGTTGCCCCGGCCTTAAAAGCGGAATATGCCGATGTTAAATACATTACCCGCTATGGCAGTACTGCGCATGGCATGGTGCGGTACAACAACAAAGAGATGGACCTGAATGTCCGTGCAGTTGATCCCGACTTCCTGCGGATGTTCACCTTTCCCATCACTGCGGGCAATGACAAAACACCCCTGCACGACCTGAACAATCTTGTGATCACGGAGCATTGCGCGCAGGTATTATTTGATAAAGAAGATCCCCTGGGCAAAACCGTTGAAATGAGAGCAGGTGATACCTGGGAACCCTTTACCGTAACAGCCGTTGCCAAAGACTTTCCCAACAACTCCAGCTTTACGTTCGACATCCTGGCCCGGTTTGAGCATTTCCCGGCTTACAAAGAATTGCAAAATGTATGGGATTCGGAAAACCATGAGGTGTTTGTACAACTGCAGGACAACGTACAACAGGCTGCTTTTGAAAAGCGGCTATTCCCTTTTATCAATAAGTATTACGCCGATAAGCTCAGCAGCATGAAACGGGATGGCGCCCAACCCGATAAAGAAGGGCAGCTCCTGCGACTGCGCACGATACCTTTTGCGGATATTCATTTCAGGGGAGAAAGCGGCACCGGCGCCGGCGTCAGCAAATTCTATCCTTACCTGCTGCTCATCATCAGCGGGTTTATCTTATTCATAGCCTGCGTCAACTTTGTGAACCTTTCCCTGGCCCGCTCCTTCACCCGCTCCAAAGAAATAGGTATCCGGAAGGTGATGGGCGCCCTGCGCTGGCAGCTCATTTCCCAGTTCTGGGGCGAAGCACTGATCGTAAGCGGGCTGGCATTGATCGCCGGGCTTGGTATGGCGTACCTGTTATTGCCTTATTACAAACAGGTCTTTTACCAGGCCATGTCGGCAGACATGCTGCGCTCTCCCAGGCTGATCGCTTATATATTGGGCGGCTTCCTGCTCATCACCTTATTTGCCGGCGGTTATCCTGCCTGGATGGTATCGGCCTTTAAGACCATTGAAACGGTAAAAGGGAAACTACCCGTCGGCCGGTCGAACCGCGTACGCAATACCCTCATGGTAGTACAGTTCGTACTCTCTTCTTTGCTTATCATTTGCACGCTCATCGTATGGCAGCAGATTAACTACCTGCGTACCAAACCGCTGGGCTATAATAAGCAACAGGTGATCAGCCTGCCCGTTGGCGCCACCATGGACCCGGAAAAAGCACTGTCCCTGATGCGTGACCGCCTGGCGGAAGAACCCCGCATTGTGAGCGTAACAGCTACCGATATGAATATGGGCCGCGGGCGCGATGGCTCCTCCTCTACTTCCATGATGGGATTTGACTATAAGAACAAAGGCATTAAAACTCACTGGCTGCGGATAGATTATGATTACCTGAAAACGATGGGCATTCAACTGCTGTCCGGCCGTGATTTCTCCCGCAGCTATGGCATGGATACAGCGGGTGTGCTCATCAATGAGACCATGGCAAAGCAACTGGGTGAGAAAGATCCGCTTACGGCAGTACTGCCTCTCGATGGCTCACAACTGCGGGTGCTGGGCGTGGTGAAAGACTTTCACTTCAAATCCCTGCACCGGGAGCTGGCCCCGCTCACCATGGTGGTGCGCCCCAACTGGCCGGTATCGTACCTCTTCATCCGTGTGCAGCCCGGTAACCTGCCGGCCTCTATGGAGGTAATTCAAAAAGCATGGAAGGAAGTAAACCCCAAAGCGCCCTTCCTCGCCTCTTTCCTCGATGAGAATACCGACCGCACTTATAACAAAGAAACGCGGTTGTCCAAAATATTTATGAGTGGCGCTATACTGGCCATCCTCATTTCCTGCATGGGCCTTTTTGCGATTGCCCTGCTGGCCATCCTGCAACGCACCAAGGAGATCGGCATCCGCAAAGTGCTGGGCGCAAGCGTGCCCCATATTGTGGGCCTGGTATCCAGGGATTTTCTGCTCCTGGTGCTGGTGGCCATTGTCATCGCATCGCCCATTGCCTGGTATGCCATGCATAACTGGCTGCAGTCATTCTACTACCGGATCGGTATTTCCTGGTGGGTATTTGTACTGGCAGGTGTGATCGCCGTATTGATTGCCTTCATTACACTGAGTTTCCAATCGGTAAAAGCTGCCCTGCGGAATCCGGTGAATAGCCTTAGAAGTGAATAA